Proteins from a genomic interval of uncultured Methanocorpusculum sp.:
- the mtrA gene encoding tetrahydromethanopterin S-methyltransferase subunit A → MADKKSPASGWPIIQGDYHTGDANSPVAVITMGSHLDETAICVSGAALAGSCKTENLGIEKIVANVISNPNIRFVLLCGTEVKGHLSGQSIEAMHKNGVEGGKIVGSTGAIPFLENLGDSDIKRFQEQIELVNIMETEDLNVIAAKINELKARDPGAFGADPVVIQLSDDDNSGGAGAESGEEEPLTGEMALITARIKAIQMMVTDIGYRNRFASGLYGGKIEGFMIGMIVSLVILGALIGVQVI, encoded by the coding sequence ATGGCAGACAAGAAATCCCCAGCTAGCGGATGGCCGATCATTCAGGGTGACTACCACACTGGTGATGCAAACAGCCCCGTAGCTGTTATCACCATGGGTTCTCACCTTGATGAGACTGCGATCTGTGTTTCAGGTGCAGCTCTTGCAGGTTCTTGTAAGACCGAAAACCTCGGTATCGAAAAGATCGTTGCAAATGTAATTTCGAATCCGAACATCCGTTTCGTTCTGCTTTGCGGTACTGAAGTGAAAGGTCACCTATCCGGTCAGTCTATTGAAGCAATGCACAAAAATGGTGTTGAGGGAGGAAAAATCGTTGGTTCTACCGGAGCAATTCCGTTCCTTGAGAACCTTGGTGATTCTGATATCAAACGTTTCCAGGAACAGATTGAACTTGTTAACATCATGGAAACCGAAGATCTCAACGTTATTGCAGCAAAAATCAACGAGCTCAAGGCACGTGATCCCGGAGCATTCGGTGCAGACCCGGTTGTTATCCAGTTATCCGATGATGACAACAGCGGTGGAGCTGGTGCTGAATCCGGCGAAGAAGAGCCTTTGACCGGTGAAATGGCCCTTATTACCGCCCGCATCAAAGCGATCCAGATGATGGTCACTGACATCGGTTACCGTAACAGATTTGCATCCGGTCTCTACGGAGGAAAGATCGAAGGTTTCATGATCGGTATGATCGTCTCTCTGGTTATTCTCGGTGCACTTATCGGTGTTCAGGTGATCTAA
- the mcrB gene encoding coenzyme-B sulfoethylthiotransferase subunit beta, whose translation MAKYKDVIDLYDDYGKLLRSNISLERISPLVNPAVKKIIDDTKRSVAVNLGGMQDGLKSGKIGKHQQILGRELDLDILGNIDAIEAKIKEYVSVESGDDTEIKRFNGGKLLLVKVPSARIAAAATYDAALTSVAAATTYAVVEQFNVDMFNANTVKAAAFGTYPVTMDLAGGACSMIMSIPQNNESLGYALRNIPANQTVMMTHRNAMQGAALASTFEHAGQFEMGNAIGPFERAQLLLFAYQGLNANNIVYDLVKANGKTGTVGTVVQSLVERAMEDKVITQAAAAPGGYFKPYETKNPMLWNAYASAGTLAATMVNAGAGRMAQAASSTLLYFNDLLEHETGLPGSDFGRVMGAGVGFSFFSHSIYGGGGPGIFNGNHVVTRHAAGVAMPCAVAACALDAGTQMFSPEGTAKIYGETFGKIEEFARPIQAIAKVA comes from the coding sequence ATGGCAAAATACAAGGATGTCATCGATTTATATGATGACTATGGTAAACTCTTACGGAGTAATATATCCCTTGAGCGGATCAGCCCGCTTGTAAACCCGGCAGTCAAGAAAATCATCGACGACACGAAACGTTCTGTTGCAGTCAACCTCGGCGGCATGCAGGATGGTCTGAAGTCGGGTAAGATCGGCAAGCACCAGCAGATCCTCGGACGCGAACTTGACCTTGATATCCTTGGAAACATCGACGCTATCGAAGCAAAAATCAAAGAGTACGTCTCTGTTGAATCCGGCGACGACACTGAAATCAAACGTTTCAACGGCGGAAAACTTCTGTTAGTGAAGGTCCCCTCAGCACGTATTGCAGCAGCAGCAACCTACGATGCAGCCCTCACCTCTGTAGCAGCAGCAACCACCTATGCAGTTGTCGAGCAGTTCAACGTTGACATGTTCAACGCAAACACCGTCAAAGCAGCAGCATTCGGTACTTACCCGGTCACCATGGATCTCGCAGGCGGAGCATGTTCTATGATCATGTCCATCCCCCAGAACAACGAGTCTCTCGGATACGCACTTCGTAACATCCCGGCCAACCAGACCGTAATGATGACGCACAGAAACGCAATGCAGGGTGCAGCCCTCGCTTCCACGTTCGAGCATGCAGGTCAGTTCGAGATGGGTAACGCAATCGGCCCATTCGAGCGTGCACAGCTCTTACTCTTCGCCTACCAGGGTCTGAATGCAAACAACATCGTTTACGATCTTGTTAAAGCAAACGGCAAGACCGGTACCGTCGGTACTGTCGTCCAGTCCTTAGTTGAGCGTGCAATGGAAGACAAAGTCATCACTCAGGCAGCAGCAGCCCCAGGCGGTTACTTCAAGCCCTACGAGACCAAGAACCCGATGCTCTGGAACGCCTATGCATCCGCCGGTACCCTCGCCGCAACCATGGTCAACGCAGGAGCAGGAAGAATGGCACAGGCAGCATCCTCCACCTTACTGTACTTCAACGACCTTCTTGAGCACGAAACCGGACTTCCGGGATCCGACTTTGGAAGAGTTATGGGAGCCGGTGTCGGTTTCTCCTTCTTCAGCCACTCCATCTACGGTGGAGGAGGACCGGGTATCTTCAACGGAAACCACGTCGTTACCCGTCACGCAGCAGGTGTTGCAATGCCTTGTGCAGTTGCAGCATGTGCTCTTGATGCAGGTACCCAGATGTTCTCTCCGGAAGGAACCGCAAAGATCTACGGTGAGACCTTCGGTAAAATCGAAGAGTTTGCACGCCCGATCCAGGCAATTGCAAAAGTCGCATAA
- the mtrC gene encoding tetrahydromethanopterin S-methyltransferase subunit C, whose protein sequence is MSVKVEASHDGIPHNKVMVIGAVISLVSLYIAIIGTVIGVDYLAFFGGFAAVGALIWGNSTIKKLCSYGIGTGVPSAGMLAFGSGVIALLFAATLGGISIWIVPVAGLIIALIVGLFLGWISNSVLNMKIPVMTRSIAELAAVGALALMGLGVVATGTVGFTGIAIIEILGVTVYNASYIGAGVIAVSFMLGAIALQHPFNACLGPGEKQDRTNMLAIECGFLSMIIMAVISFVFVSLAAAWISLIVAIIGWFWSYVKYLALSKRDAAAWLDAKPFSDAEE, encoded by the coding sequence ATGTCAGTAAAAGTTGAAGCATCCCACGACGGAATTCCACATAACAAGGTTATGGTCATCGGAGCCGTTATTTCACTGGTATCCCTTTACATCGCTATCATTGGTACAGTAATCGGTGTTGACTACCTTGCATTCTTTGGTGGATTTGCAGCAGTCGGTGCCCTGATCTGGGGTAACAGTACAATCAAAAAGCTTTGCAGCTATGGTATCGGAACCGGTGTTCCGTCTGCCGGTATGCTCGCATTCGGATCTGGTGTCATTGCCCTTCTCTTTGCAGCTACCCTTGGTGGAATCAGCATCTGGATCGTACCGGTCGCAGGTTTAATCATCGCTCTCATCGTCGGTCTCTTCCTTGGATGGATCTCGAACTCCGTTCTGAACATGAAGATCCCGGTGATGACCCGAAGTATCGCAGAACTCGCCGCAGTCGGTGCCCTTGCTCTTATGGGTCTTGGCGTCGTTGCAACCGGAACCGTTGGCTTTACTGGAATCGCCATCATCGAGATCCTCGGTGTTACTGTCTACAACGCATCCTACATTGGTGCAGGTGTAATCGCAGTTTCATTCATGCTCGGTGCAATCGCTCTCCAGCACCCGTTCAACGCGTGTCTCGGTCCAGGCGAGAAACAGGACAGAACTAACATGCTCGCTATCGAATGCGGTTTCCTTTCCATGATCATCATGGCAGTGATTTCCTTCGTCTTCGTCTCATTAGCAGCTGCCTGGATTTCACTTATCGTGGCTATCATTGGCTGGTTCTGGTCCTATGTCAAATATCTCGCCTTATCCAAGCGCGATGCAGCAGCCTGGCTTGATGCCAAGCCGTTCTCCGACGCGGAGGAGTAA
- a CDS encoding tetrahydromethanopterin S-methyltransferase subunit F: MAGSIIRMAAIDKMVDNIRYKGQILARTNKVDSAISSSGLVGFAAGLVLALVLILVPVLVLL; encoded by the coding sequence ATGGCAGGTTCGATTATTAGAATGGCCGCCATCGACAAGATGGTGGATAATATCAGATACAAGGGCCAGATTCTTGCCAGAACAAACAAGGTCGACTCCGCAATCTCGAGCTCAGGTCTTGTTGGATTTGCCGCAGGTCTCGTTCTTGCTCTCGTTCTGATTCTTGTACCAGTGCTGGTGTTACTCTGA
- the mtrA gene encoding tetrahydromethanopterin S-methyltransferase subunit A: MADKKSPANGWPIIQGDYHTGDANSPVAVITMGSHLDEAGICAAGAALAGSCKTENLGIEKVVANVISNPNIRFVLLCGTEVKGHLSGQSIEAMHKNGVEGGKIVGSTGAIPFLENLTAEHIKRFQEQIELVNIMETEDMGQISAKINELKGRDPGAFAADPIVIQLTDDAGGSEGGATVASANPQFLEIEKRLDAIEQKIEFTDAEIAMRVGRKIGRDIGILYGLVAGIIAFLVIIYWMSGLLFM, translated from the coding sequence ATGGCAGATAAAAAATCACCAGCAAATGGATGGCCAATCATTCAGGGAGATTACCACACCGGTGATGCAAACAGCCCCGTCGCTGTTATCACCATGGGTTCCCACCTTGATGAAGCCGGAATCTGTGCCGCAGGCGCAGCTCTTGCAGGTTCCTGTAAGACTGAAAACCTCGGTATTGAGAAAGTTGTTGCAAACGTCATTTCAAACCCAAACATCCGGTTTGTTCTGCTCTGTGGTACTGAAGTTAAGGGTCACCTTTCCGGTCAGTCCATCGAAGCAATGCACAAGAATGGAGTTGAAGGCGGAAAAATCGTCGGTTCTACCGGTGCTATTCCGTTCCTTGAGAACTTGACGGCAGAACACATCAAACGTTTCCAGGAACAGATTGAACTCGTTAACATCATGGAGACCGAAGACATGGGTCAGATCTCCGCAAAGATCAACGAGCTCAAAGGCAGAGATCCTGGAGCATTCGCTGCTGACCCGATCGTCATTCAGTTAACTGATGATGCCGGCGGATCAGAAGGTGGTGCAACGGTTGCAAGCGCCAACCCCCAGTTCCTCGAGATCGAGAAACGTCTTGATGCAATCGAGCAAAAGATTGAGTTCACGGACGCAGAAATTGCGATGCGTGTCGGAAGAAAAATTGGCCGTGACATCGGTATCCTCTACGGACTTGTAGCAGGTATCATTGCCTTCCTGGTAATCATTTACTGGATGTCAGGGTTATTATTCATGTAA
- the mcrG gene encoding coenzyme-B sulfoethylthiotransferase subunit gamma, whose protein sequence is MAYTPQYGPGTSRVAEVRRNQMNPNVKLDKIRNITDEDLVLIMGHRAPGQAYPSAHPPLAEQGEPDCPIRKIVQPTEGAKAGDRVRYIQFADSMLNAPCQPYQRTYLECYRFRGIDPGTLSGRQIVECRERDLEGYARELIETSIFDPATTGIRGATVHGHSLRLAENGMMFDMLQRCILDTDGVVKYIKDQVGVPLDRKVAVGKPMDAAWLKANTPMFHSLVGTAFRSDSEYVAYVQRIHALRTKYGFMPKEA, encoded by the coding sequence ATAGCATATACACCACAATACGGGCCGGGAACCTCCCGCGTCGCGGAAGTTCGTCGCAATCAGATGAACCCGAACGTAAAGCTCGACAAGATTCGTAATATCACTGATGAGGACCTTGTCCTTATCATGGGACACCGTGCACCAGGACAGGCATACCCTTCGGCACACCCCCCACTCGCAGAGCAGGGAGAACCCGACTGCCCGATCCGCAAAATCGTTCAGCCGACCGAAGGCGCAAAAGCCGGTGACCGTGTCAGATACATTCAGTTCGCTGACTCTATGCTGAACGCACCCTGCCAGCCTTACCAGAGAACCTATCTCGAATGCTACCGTTTCCGTGGTATCGACCCAGGAACTCTCTCCGGCCGTCAGATCGTCGAGTGCCGCGAGCGTGACCTTGAAGGATACGCACGTGAGCTTATCGAGACCTCTATCTTCGACCCGGCAACCACCGGTATCCGCGGTGCAACAGTGCATGGACACTCGCTCCGTCTCGCAGAGAACGGTATGATGTTCGATATGCTCCAGCGTTGTATCCTCGACACCGACGGTGTTGTCAAATACATTAAAGATCAGGTCGGTGTCCCACTTGACCGCAAAGTTGCTGTCGGTAAACCGATGGACGCAGCCTGGCTGAAAGCAAACACCCCGATGTTCCACTCCCTTGTCGGAACTGCATTCCGCTCCGACAGTGAATATGTTGCATACGTTCAGCGTATCCACGCCCTCCGTACTAAATACGGATTCATGCCCAAGGAGGCCTGA
- the mtrE gene encoding tetrahydromethanopterin S-methyltransferase subunit E: protein MQEIIIGIGVTALAGALAAVAGAAEDTESNIGSQGDPNSQVQLAPQMGYTHRIYNKAVSGEPPAYTLWVTLACGVAWAFLMLGVNAILAIIFGTVLATFVQGVYATTAYLGRTASLSKFGQPVFIDVVKSVTTVTMAHAFVAIFATVTVCYLMMTVIGHPFALPLLGIVWGLALGAAGSATGNPYYGKERQYQNQKFGAGVPISASGNIVRYAEAGQRSSIDNGFFTAKFGGPASGLCFGLIVFFELWRTIIFEDFLAGWGAVIVGAVVIIVFMIIDRYVEVWARKSYGPYTVEA, encoded by the coding sequence ATGCAAGAAATTATAATCGGCATTGGAGTAACTGCCCTTGCGGGAGCTCTCGCAGCGGTTGCCGGTGCAGCCGAAGATACTGAGTCCAACATCGGATCACAAGGTGACCCGAACTCTCAGGTCCAGCTCGCACCGCAGATGGGATACACTCACCGTATCTATAACAAAGCAGTGAGTGGAGAACCACCGGCATACACCCTGTGGGTGACCCTTGCTTGTGGTGTTGCATGGGCATTCCTTATGTTAGGAGTCAATGCAATCCTCGCAATCATCTTCGGAACAGTTCTCGCAACCTTTGTGCAGGGAGTTTACGCAACTACTGCATACCTTGGAAGAACCGCAAGTCTTTCCAAGTTTGGACAGCCGGTCTTTATTGATGTTGTTAAATCAGTAACGACTGTGACTATGGCTCACGCATTCGTAGCTATCTTTGCAACGGTAACCGTATGTTACCTCATGATGACAGTCATCGGACATCCGTTTGCTCTTCCGCTTCTTGGTATCGTATGGGGTCTTGCTCTTGGTGCAGCAGGTTCTGCAACCGGAAACCCGTACTACGGTAAAGAGCGTCAGTATCAGAATCAGAAATTCGGTGCTGGTGTCCCGATCTCTGCATCTGGTAACATCGTTCGTTATGCAGAAGCAGGACAGAGAAGCTCGATCGACAACGGTTTCTTCACCGCGAAATTCGGTGGACCCGCATCAGGTCTTTGTTTCGGATTAATTGTTTTCTTCGAACTCTGGCGTACCATCATATTCGAGGACTTCCTCGCAGGATGGGGTGCAGTGATCGTTGGAGCAGTTGTAATTATTGTCTTCATGATCATCGACCGTTATGTTGAAGTCTGGGCACGCAAGAGCTACGGACCCTACACTGTGGAGGCCTGA
- the mtrD gene encoding tetrahydromethanopterin S-methyltransferase subunit D: MSAIATKPGANAGAFQPIPSVIAIVIAIILVVAVYFLGSSGILAGGAMFVLQTLCLIILGAALIAFGVHFVPVGGAPAAMGQAPGIATGVAMLATGAGLAGLFGGAWAAELGIGVALASGAIGGALMMAITCLMVNISYVFGMGIPAASGKVVKDPITGDLQAAYKSQGTEGHGLPFISYVGGVIGGLFGGLGGTLIYIELLDFYNAGLPALGFVGAADINMLSVGLAGIFAIGMFLVIAVLSAYNITGTIEGPHDPKFKRFPRAIVAAILASSVCGLVAMLVVALF, encoded by the coding sequence ATGAGTGCAATCGCAACTAAACCCGGAGCAAATGCCGGCGCATTCCAGCCAATTCCTTCGGTCATCGCAATCGTTATTGCAATCATTCTCGTTGTTGCTGTTTACTTCCTTGGAAGTTCCGGCATCCTCGCAGGCGGTGCAATGTTCGTTCTTCAGACTCTGTGTCTGATCATCCTTGGTGCAGCCTTAATCGCATTTGGTGTTCACTTTGTTCCCGTCGGCGGAGCGCCGGCAGCAATGGGTCAGGCACCCGGTATTGCTACCGGTGTCGCAATGCTTGCAACAGGTGCAGGTCTTGCAGGACTCTTTGGCGGAGCATGGGCAGCAGAGTTAGGTATTGGAGTCGCACTTGCCAGTGGAGCAATTGGCGGTGCATTAATGATGGCAATCACCTGTCTTATGGTGAACATCTCCTATGTCTTTGGCATGGGTATCCCGGCAGCCTCCGGTAAGGTCGTAAAAGATCCAATTACCGGTGACTTACAGGCAGCATACAAATCCCAGGGAACCGAAGGTCATGGTTTACCGTTCATCTCTTATGTTGGCGGTGTTATCGGTGGTCTCTTCGGTGGTCTTGGTGGAACACTCATTTACATTGAACTTCTCGACTTCTACAATGCTGGTCTCCCGGCACTTGGTTTTGTTGGAGCGGCAGACATCAACATGCTCTCCGTAGGTCTCGCAGGCATCTTTGCAATCGGTATGTTCCTTGTTATCGCAGTACTGTCTGCATACAACATTACCGGAACCATTGAAGGTCCGCACGACCCGAAGTTCAAGCGTTTCCCCCGTGCAATCGTCGCCGCAATCTTAGCATCATCTGTGTGCGGTCTCGTTGCAATGCTGGTGGTGGCATTATTCTGA
- a CDS encoding cation transporter, whose product MKKSFRLENLDCAHCAAVMENGIRKIDGVHDASISFMTRRLVLDADDGRFFDILKEAKVICKRVEPDCIILE is encoded by the coding sequence ATGAAAAAGAGTTTCAGACTGGAAAATCTTGACTGCGCACACTGCGCCGCGGTTATGGAAAACGGAATACGAAAAATCGATGGCGTGCATGATGCAAGTATCAGTTTCATGACCAGGCGGCTCGTTCTCGATGCTGATGATGGGCGGTTTTTCGATATCCTCAAAGAAGCTAAGGTCATCTGCAAACGGGTCGAACCGGACTGCATCATTCTGGAGTAA
- the mtrB gene encoding tetrahydromethanopterin S-methyltransferase subunit B — MGYVLVLPEFGLVADPIAGIVTTAGVSYQPVIDQVAELETIAEDLVGMLSGEGNFLNSFPGREKTLMKAGMVTSLWYGLAVGLFVAFVLAFTLNFGGI, encoded by the coding sequence ATGGGATATGTATTAGTATTACCGGAATTTGGCCTCGTAGCTGACCCCATAGCAGGTATCGTAACGACAGCCGGTGTATCCTATCAGCCGGTTATCGATCAGGTGGCAGAACTCGAAACAATTGCTGAAGATCTTGTCGGCATGCTTTCTGGTGAAGGTAACTTCTTAAACAGTTTCCCCGGCCGTGAAAAGACTCTCATGAAAGCAGGTATGGTTACCTCTCTCTGGTACGGTCTTGCGGTAGGTCTGTTTGTAGCCTTCGTCCTCGCATTTACCCTCAACTTCGGAGGTATCTAA
- the mcrA gene encoding coenzyme-B sulfoethylthiotransferase subunit alpha yields MAKVEKTQKLFLDALKQKFPKQDVASTTAEFYKFNGLEQSPRKKEFMAINKKIEAERGISMYDPNRCHLGGIPMGQRQLMTYELSGTGTFVEGDDLHFVNNAAMQQMWDDIRRTVIVSMDMAHQTLQKRLGKEVTPETINEYLHVVNHAMPGGAVVQEHMVETHPGLTDDCYVRVFTGDQELADNLEPQFVIDVEKLFPKKQAEALQAAVGKSLWQCVHMPTIVGRTCDGGTTSRWSAMQIGMSFIAAYRMCAGGAAVADLSFAAKHAGVINMAHHLPARRARGPNEPGGMLFGNFSDMIQADRVNPNDPAKASLENVAAGAMLFDQIWLGSYMSGGVGFTQYATAAYTDNILDDFTYYGMDYLHDKYKVDIKNPNPKDKVKATQEVVNDIASEVNLYGMEQYEQFPTMMEDHFGGSQRAAVLAAASGITTSIGTGNSNAGLNGWYLSMLLHKDGWSRLGFFGYDLQDQCGSANSLSIRPDEGCIGEFRGPNYPNYAMNVGHQGEYAAIAASAHFGRGDAWTLSPLIKICFADPALKFDFAHPRAEFAKGAIREFMPAGERSLIIPAQ; encoded by the coding sequence ATGGCAAAAGTAGAAAAGACCCAGAAACTCTTCCTTGATGCACTCAAGCAGAAGTTCCCAAAACAGGATGTAGCATCCACCACCGCAGAGTTCTATAAATTCAACGGTCTTGAGCAGTCACCCCGTAAGAAGGAGTTCATGGCCATCAACAAGAAGATCGAAGCTGAACGCGGTATCTCCATGTACGACCCGAACCGCTGCCACCTCGGCGGTATCCCGATGGGTCAGCGCCAGCTGATGACCTACGAACTCTCCGGCACCGGAACTTTCGTTGAGGGTGATGACCTTCACTTCGTCAACAATGCTGCCATGCAGCAGATGTGGGATGATATCCGCAGAACCGTAATCGTGTCCATGGATATGGCCCACCAGACCCTGCAGAAGCGTCTCGGTAAGGAAGTTACTCCTGAAACCATCAACGAGTATCTCCACGTCGTCAACCACGCAATGCCCGGAGGCGCCGTCGTTCAGGAACACATGGTCGAGACCCACCCGGGACTTACCGACGACTGTTACGTCCGTGTGTTTACCGGTGACCAGGAACTCGCCGACAATCTCGAGCCCCAGTTCGTCATCGACGTCGAGAAGCTCTTCCCGAAGAAGCAGGCTGAGGCCCTCCAGGCAGCAGTCGGCAAATCCCTCTGGCAGTGCGTCCACATGCCGACCATCGTCGGCCGTACCTGCGATGGAGGAACGACCTCCCGCTGGTCCGCCATGCAGATCGGTATGTCCTTCATTGCCGCATACCGTATGTGCGCCGGTGGAGCAGCAGTCGCTGACCTGTCCTTTGCAGCAAAGCACGCTGGTGTCATCAACATGGCCCACCACCTGCCTGCACGCCGTGCACGCGGTCCGAACGAGCCCGGAGGAATGCTCTTTGGTAACTTCTCCGATATGATCCAGGCAGACCGTGTCAACCCGAACGACCCGGCAAAAGCATCCCTGGAAAATGTCGCAGCAGGAGCCATGCTCTTCGACCAGATCTGGCTTGGATCATATATGTCCGGCGGTGTCGGTTTCACCCAGTACGCAACTGCAGCATACACGGATAACATCCTTGATGACTTCACCTACTACGGAATGGACTATCTCCACGACAAGTACAAGGTTGATATCAAAAACCCGAACCCGAAAGACAAAGTCAAAGCAACCCAGGAAGTTGTCAACGACATTGCATCGGAAGTCAACCTTTACGGTATGGAGCAGTATGAACAGTTCCCGACCATGATGGAAGACCACTTCGGCGGTTCCCAGCGTGCAGCAGTTCTTGCAGCAGCATCCGGTATCACCACATCCATTGGAACCGGAAATTCCAACGCCGGTCTCAACGGCTGGTATCTGTCCATGCTTCTCCACAAAGACGGATGGTCCAGACTTGGTTTCTTCGGCTACGATCTGCAGGATCAGTGCGGTTCCGCAAACTCACTCTCCATCAGACCCGACGAGGGCTGTATCGGCGAGTTCCGTGGACCGAACTACCCGAACTATGCAATGAACGTCGGTCACCAGGGAGAATACGCAGCAATTGCAGCCTCTGCCCACTTCGGCCGCGGCGACGCATGGACGCTCTCCCCGCTGATCAAGATCTGTTTCGCAGACCCGGCCCTGAAGTTCGACTTCGCCCACCCGCGTGCAGAATTCGCCAAGGGAGCAATCCGCGAATTCATGCCTGCTGGTGAGAGATCCCTCATCATCCCGGCACAGTAA
- a CDS encoding heavy metal translocating P-type ATPase, which yields MVVTLTKKQRRSLHRIIAASILFAGAVLLTECIVFPETYAVYAEFFLFLAVYLVIGGDVLLRAGKNVLHRNVFDEHFLMSIATIGAFCLGQYPEAVAVMLFYQIGELFQSYGVEKSRRSIADLMDISPDHAYIEQDGAIISVDPNILQVGDIILIKTGDRVPIDGVVISGMSELDTASLTGESLPRNVGVGDQVISGCINISGVLHVRVEKPLSESTVTRILELVENAAGKKAKTEQFITRFSRYYTPVVVISAVILAVLPPLIFAEPFAMWIERALIFLVVSCPCALVISIPLSFFGGIGGASRSGILVKGGNYLEALSKIDTIVFDKTGTLTCGSFSVTDIHPIGISESDLLEVAAHAEAFSTHPIAVSLRAAYQQPINTNDLTDVSEYAGHGVSAMYLGRRITVGNAGYLQELGVNIDDGSKEGSLIHVAVDGRYAGWIRVADTMKPTAVQTVAELKKRGLHRIVMLTGDAPPAAAAIALELGIDEYYASLLPQDKVSAMEEILAKQKTGRTVAFVGDGINDAPVLTRSDLGIAMGSLGSDAAIEAADIVLMDDDPLKIISAVNISRRTMHIVFQNIVFALGVKFFVLLLAALGIANMWEAVFADVGVAFIAILNAMRTLKIRK from the coding sequence ATGGTTGTTACTCTCACAAAAAAACAGCGCCGATCCCTTCATCGGATCATTGCTGCTTCGATTCTCTTTGCCGGAGCTGTTTTACTCACAGAATGTATTGTCTTTCCCGAAACATACGCAGTTTATGCCGAGTTTTTCCTGTTTCTTGCCGTTTATCTTGTGATCGGCGGGGATGTCCTTCTGCGTGCCGGCAAGAATGTTCTTCACAGAAATGTTTTTGATGAACATTTCCTGATGTCGATTGCGACGATCGGAGCATTCTGCCTTGGTCAGTATCCCGAGGCCGTTGCCGTGATGCTTTTTTACCAGATCGGAGAACTGTTTCAGAGTTATGGGGTCGAAAAATCCCGCAGATCGATCGCAGACCTGATGGATATCAGTCCAGACCATGCATATATCGAGCAGGATGGGGCGATCATCTCCGTTGATCCAAATATACTGCAGGTTGGAGACATTATACTGATCAAAACTGGAGACAGGGTTCCGATTGATGGCGTGGTGATCTCTGGTATGTCGGAGCTGGATACTGCATCCCTTACCGGAGAATCTCTGCCCCGTAATGTAGGTGTCGGCGATCAGGTGATCAGCGGATGTATCAACATCAGCGGCGTACTTCATGTCCGGGTTGAAAAACCGCTGAGTGAATCAACCGTCACCCGTATTCTTGAACTGGTTGAGAATGCGGCTGGTAAAAAAGCCAAAACAGAGCAGTTCATCACAAGATTTTCGCGGTATTATACCCCAGTCGTTGTCATCTCTGCAGTTATTTTGGCAGTACTGCCTCCGCTCATTTTCGCCGAGCCGTTTGCAATGTGGATAGAGCGGGCTTTGATCTTCCTCGTCGTCTCCTGTCCGTGCGCCCTTGTAATTTCTATCCCTCTCAGTTTTTTTGGCGGGATTGGTGGCGCCTCACGATCAGGAATACTGGTGAAAGGAGGCAATTATTTGGAGGCCTTGTCGAAAATCGACACGATTGTCTTCGATAAAACAGGTACTCTTACCTGCGGGAGTTTTTCCGTTACCGATATTCATCCAATCGGCATTTCAGAAAGTGATCTGCTGGAAGTTGCCGCACATGCCGAAGCTTTCAGTACCCACCCGATAGCCGTTTCATTACGGGCGGCATATCAGCAGCCGATCAATACCAACGATCTGACGGATGTTTCCGAGTATGCGGGTCATGGTGTTTCTGCAATGTATCTTGGTCGCCGGATTACTGTTGGAAACGCCGGATATCTGCAGGAACTGGGGGTCAACATTGATGATGGCTCCAAGGAGGGATCACTGATCCACGTTGCGGTTGATGGAAGATACGCCGGATGGATCCGAGTTGCCGACACAATGAAACCAACTGCCGTTCAGACGGTCGCAGAGTTGAAAAAACGCGGTCTACACCGTATTGTTATGCTTACCGGAGATGCTCCGCCGGCTGCTGCCGCAATAGCCCTTGAGCTGGGAATCGACGAGTATTATGCGTCCCTCCTCCCTCAGGACAAGGTCTCAGCGATGGAAGAAATTCTGGCTAAACAGAAGACAGGCAGAACGGTGGCATTCGTAGGGGATGGTATCAATGATGCCCCTGTACTTACCCGTTCTGACCTTGGGATTGCGATGGGATCGCTTGGATCCGATGCGGCTATCGAAGCAGCTGATATTGTTCTGATGGACGATGACCCTTTGAAGATCATATCTGCGGTAAATATCTCCCGAAGAACGATGCATATCGTTTTCCAGAACATCGTATTTGCTCTCGGAGTAAAGTTTTTCGTGCTGCTTCTGGCCGCCCTGGGAATTGCGAATATGTGGGAAGCCGTGTTCGCAGACGTTGGAGTCGCGTTCATCGCAATACTGAACGCGATGAGGACGCTGAAGATCAGAAAGTAA